The nucleotide sequence cgatagtACCAATTTTCTCCTATTAATTCAACAGCAAAACAGGACATTAACAATATGAATGCTTCTGTCGGAAGCAGGTTGAGAGTTtaaatgaatggtgaccccatatttttgttttatttttctattaagatAAAGTTTAATCATAGAAAAgaatagcaaaatcctatattagaaaaaaagttgatttagaACTGACTTGTAACATATTAAAGCCTTAGAAAAAACCAGTGTTATGATACTTTTATTGATATGCTTTAATATGTTGGTTAAGTCCTTTACTTTGTCAagatttttaatctttttttcttcTACAATACCAGGTACAAAGATCGTGTGTTCCTCCCAGATAAGCAAACAAGACAACTTATTAATGCTTAGTCCTGTTTCAGAGCTCCCAAAGTGTTTTCTCTGAGCGTTTATAATATGGATTAAACTCTGTCGTATAGTTAATAAAATTGGATATATTaatacttttgataacttttcaGAATTTATATCTTTCAACAGGTTGTTTGTTTGCATCTAATTAAAGGAATTAAAAAACGTTAATGGCAAATTTTTTTCGGGATTTCTTCACAAGTTACATGAATGATCAACTTGAAAGTGTAATCACATTTTAATAAACATTCAGAAAAATCGGTTTTGAAATTAAAACCTGAGTTTAATATTCTCCAGGTGTGTGTTATGGTTTCCAGGTTATGCAATGCAATGAATCACCAAATGTACCCTTTACCTTTTTCCGTACAAGATTTAAGAAAGGTAAGCCAATTACTTAAAATTATATTCAGTCAACAATTTCCTACAATATACCAGTTATTGATaagtgaatataaaaaaacacatttaattcAAATGATATACATCAATAGAAGAATATGTTCCCACAGGAAAAAGATCAACCACTTGACAAAAAaaaccactttttttttaaccatttcttTTGTATTGTCAACTGATTCAGCTCATAGGTTAATTGATTAAGTTTAAGATGTGAATTTATTAtgatgtataaaataatttaaacttttctttttattGCACTTTCACTATAATTTTTGAAAGGaggaatatatttttaaactaatATCATATCTCCTTTTATCTTTCACAGCACCATCAGTAATCATCTATGATAATGCCTGCAATTTGCAGAATTATGCATTGAATAGAGATCCGGCCTTTTTCAAAGAGACCAAATTTGTGGTTGACAATTTGCATTGGAAAAACCATAAaggtaatttgaaataaaacatgatGTTGGGTACactcaaataaaacaaaagaatgcAACAATTATTAAATTAGATCAATATTGTCCAAATAAAAACCTATTTTAAGATAGTTAGAAAAAAATGGGAGTGCACTTGAAACTCTTGTTGACTTGATACTTCATCTGCACGATTTACTGTAATTatctcccccttttttatttttacatcagTCAATTACccttctgaatttacagaatatTCTTAATTTACAATAAGGCTGATTTAATGCtttatatttcaattcatttttagaaattgAATGTTCATGCATTTGAGATGTCATACTACACTGATTTTCAACATTCTCCATACCATTGCCTGGCAATACAGCATTTTTGTGCTGATGATGTGTtatcaacaatcaattaattattCAATCAATATCCGTACTCCTTACTATTACCACAATTTTACATAATGTCAAGTCCTAAAGTCTGATAGGAGGTTTTAGTTTACACATCTTGATAGAAAAGAAGCTGTTCATTaacactttcattgataaaatatccaaaaattaagttactgtggattcatttattttcgtgggtaccaattttcgtggattaagaatTACTTgtatattcatggatatttaatttcgtggttttgctgaagtctgcatacaaacctatagaaaaattatcatttgttgaatatctaatttcgtggtttgactgtgcccacaaaatccacgaaaattggtatccaacgtataataatgaatccacagtatattataGAAACAGTTTTTTATGTTATGCAAGTGATCTTCTTTGTTAGTGTAGAAATTGTGAATTTGGTTTAAATCATCAAATATTATTGAAATTAGAtaataaaaacaactttttttcagGTTGCTCAAAGGTTTATCATGCTAAAGAACATCCATCATTATCTGGAATCAACACCCAAATGGTTGAACAAAACAATTCGAAGCTACAGAAATTGAAGAGCCAGTTGTCCTATATGAACTATGATAATTTCATCCtccatttaaaattttttttgtgGTATTGTAACTATAAAACTTGTCCCAGTTAAGGTAATGTGTTAACAAATGACTATGAATTAATCTAAGAAAAATCCTATTTATTTGACCATCTGCTAATAggaaataattttatcaataattttactAATAATTAATGCAGAAATATATCAAGAGAAAATAGATTGTGTtgtaaatgtgtaaaaaatgaggtagaaaatgaataaaatgtatgaattcttttttttaatttaagtaattAGGCAACTTAGTTTTGTCTTAATTAGTTACTATTTAAACTAATGAATGAAATGTATATTAAATCATTAGAACTCAATAATGtttattgaaagaaataaaacttTATCACTTATCATCACATGTTTGTCTAACTGTTTTATATTGGTCTAACCAGCACACAGTGTTAAAGTCTTTATATAGCTCCATTCGCTTTTTATTATCAAACTTTTGACTTTATACAACTTTTCTTAAATCTGAAATACAGAAAAGCACCTTTTTGACAGTAAGCTTCAGGAGGATAAAATTTTGAATGGAAattagggaatgtgtcaaagacacaacaactgACCAACAAGGACTTACAGCACAAGGCCAGCGATCAATTTTTTAACACAGCCAGAAAATTCAGCACCTGGATGCAGGTTTTAGCTTAACAGAAATCTGTACCAGTTCATCAAAAATGGATGTCACACTAAACTCTCATGAAACATGTGaatgaactaaaattttaaattttaaaaccatataagactaacaaagaccgGAGGCACTTGATTTGGGACCAGCACAAAAATGTGGCAGGGTCTCAACCCTCCCctcatacctctagccaatgtagaataaacaaacaaatagtaatacatgtacatacagtaaaactcagtttaaaagaagtctgagtccCATGTCAGAAAAGGTAGCAGAAACAACTAAGTAAAATGACAATGCTACATATATTACAAAGGACTACTACAGCAGTTACCAgccttcaattaaactgattgaaatattataaaatttcatcgaattaaagcacaatccctcctgttaagggtgtagtatatacatgtattatctagAGACATTACCAGTTTACACCACAGGCTGTATGGAAGTGTAAAACATGGCCATTGATTGAGATCAA is from Mytilus galloprovincialis chromosome 6, xbMytGall1.hap1.1, whole genome shotgun sequence and encodes:
- the LOC143079061 gene encoding uncharacterized protein LOC143079061; the protein is MQCNESPNVPFTFFRTRFKKAPSVIIYDNACNLQNYALNRDPAFFKETKFVVDNLHWKNHKGCSKVYHAKEHPSLSGINTQMVEQNNSKLQKLKSQLSYMNYDNFILHLKFFLWYCNYKTCPS